From Neospora caninum Liverpool complete genome, chromosome VIII, a single genomic window includes:
- a CDS encoding putative sugar permease produces the protein MVQTRAQAAAAASPREPSPSPARGGRKALPPASGVQTERVHPVRKAAPKTPAGRPRRTSPPREKEAKEHAARGRKESPEEVEQRVSPETRQGEGLRRENRKSCGSPLLAAEGTTEEGRGAERGRKETDGEGAPAEGLIGKKAARHAKRKQNEGGDSQEEEASKFWSVLSFPVQLGGKGNKQLSSLASQCDASVSTVATLGSSRASPSSISSLFATQTGVSSKGNTDSDSEKAPLVASPNHTIRAPFPSLSPPSSLSRSSLSSSFASTWCRTASLFASSSRPSSSSRLSRLHLQQFILTFFCYSALYLTRKPFASARATLQRELRLSTADMGCIDTAFLSTYAFTQLLLAAPVAARFAHTLRTFFLLAYALSSFSCLFVAFAPPPLLRLPALLLAWAVNGAAQALVFPFLVSILRQWLSRLPRGGGGAFGVWSTCQQAGSMAASYVAAELLSSSSLLLLPLPEPRAPWRLVFLVPGLCVLLSGGMLFFFLIENPAARFAELEAEREEEKENGERPVGPKAARAELHAAGSESRTAGEMRKRRGEAERQVEDRESGTKLGTCSDAGTISRKESEPKEAPAVSAGQLLWTAAKVRGVGELCGAYFCMKLVRYLLINWLPLFLQTHLLLSPLQATWGSILFEAGGVAGAVLVGVLSDRLCSGRRFVVITPLCLLAACCALLLAERDPNTPSQLSVQLRVLLFLLGSCVAGPDSVLGGMAAADVCAEEAKRTKKDHEEGNEPREQDKQQLVATASCLVNGSGSIGSILQGTLTPLIVAHYG, from the exons aTGGTACAGACACGAGCGCAGGCTGCGGcagcagcgtctcctcgagaaccttctccgtctccggcgcggGGCGGAAGAAAAGCTCTGCCTCCTGCTTCAGGTGTACAAACAGAGCGTGTCCATCCAGTGCGGAAGGCCGCGCCAAAGACGCCGGCCGGACGCCCGCGTCGCACCTCGcctccgcgagagaaggaagcgaaggaacaCGCCGcccgcggaagaaaggaatCCCCGGAAGAGGTTGAACAGCGCGTGTCTCCCGAGACGAGGCAGGGAGAAGGCCTAAGAAGAGAGAATCGCAAGTCGTGCGGGAGCCCTCTGCTGGCAGCAGAAGGGACAACAGAGGAAGGTCGAGGCGCGGAGCGGGgccggaaggagacggacggCGAGGGAGCGCCCGCCGAAGGTCTCATTGGAAAGAAGGCCGCGCGacacgcgaagagaaagcagaacgAAGGTGGCGACTcgcaagaagaagaagcaagcaAGTTTTGGtctgtcctttctttccctgttcAGCTCGGAGGGAAAGGCAACAAGCAGCTCTCCTCGCTTGCGTCTCAGTGCGATGCCTCCGTCTCGACCGTCGCAACGCTCGGCTCCTCGAgagcttcgccttcgtcgatttcttctcttttcgccacTCAGACGGGAGTCTCTTcgaaaggaaacacagacTCCGACAGTGAGAAAGCACCGCTGGTCGCCTCCCCCAACCACACGATTCGTgctccgttcccttctctctctcctccctcttctctctctcgctcttctctctcttcgtccttcgcttcgaCGTGGTGTCGgaccgcctctctgtttgcgtcgtcctctcgcccgtcttcctcttcgcggctTTCTCGGCTCCATCTCCAGCAGTTCATCCTGACTTTCTTCTGCTACAGTGCGCTGTACCTGACTCGCAAAcccttcgcctcggcgcggGCCACGCTGCAGCGCGAGTTGCGCCTCTCGACCGCAGACATGGGCTGTATCGACACCGCCTTCCTTTCAACGTACGCTTTCACGCAGCTTCTGCTCGCTGCGCCCGTGGCTGCTCGATTCGCCCACACTCTCAgaaccttcttcctcctcgcgtACGCgctctccagtttctcctgcctctttgtcgccttcgccccgccgccgctcctGCGCCTCCCCGCGCTCCTGCTCGCCTGGGCCGTGAACGGCGCGGCTCAGgcgctcgtcttccccttcctcgtctccatcCTGCGGCAGTGGCTGAGTCGCCTGCcccgcggaggcggcggcgctttCG ggGTGTGGTCGACTTGTCAGCAAGCGGGCAGCATGGCTGCGTCGTACGTCGCGGCAGAGctcctgtcttcgtcttcgttgCTTCTGCTGCCGCTCCCcgagccgcgcgcgccgtggcgcctcgtcttcttggTGCCTGGCCTCTGCGTGCTTCTCTCGGGGGGGatgctcttcttcttcctcatcgaGAACCCCGCCGCCCGCTTCGCGGAGCTCGAagccgagcgagaagaagagaaggagaacggcgAACGCCCAGTGGGGCCCAAGGCGGCCCGCGccgaactgcatgcagcaggaAGCGAGTCGAGAACAGCAGGCGAGATGCGGAAACGgcgcggagaggccgagagacaggTTGAAGATAGAGAGAGCGGAACGAAGCTGGGGACGTGCAGCGACGCGGGGACCATttcgagaaaagaaagcgaaccAAAAGAAgctcccgctgtctctgctggccAGCTGCTCTGGACCGCAGCAAAAGTCCGCGGTGTCGGCGAACTGTGTGGCGCATACTTTTGCATGAAGCTCGTGCGGTACCTTCTGATCAACTGGCTGCCGCTGTTCCTCCAAACGcaccttctcctctctccgctgcaaGCAA CTTGGGGATCGATTCTCTTCGAAGCCGGCGGCGTCGCGGGAGCTGTGCTTGTCGG CGTCCTCTCCGATCGTCTTTGCTCGGGCCGTCGATTCGTGGTCATCACCCCGCTGTGTTTGCTGGCAGCATGCTGCGCGCTGCTTCTCGCCGAGCGGGATCCCAACACCCCGAGTCaactgtctgtacagctgcGGGTgttgctgtttctcctcggctCCTGCGTCGCGGGTCCAGATAGCGTTTTAGGCGGAATGGCTGCTGCCGATGTCTGCGCTGAAGAGGCAAAGCGGACGAAAAAGGACcatgaagaaggaaacgagccGCGGGAGCAAGACAAGCAGCAACTGGTCGCCACAGCCTCGT GCCTCGTCAATGGCAGCGGCAGCATTGGATCGATTCTGCAAGGCACCCTGACGCCTCTCATCGTCGCTCACTACGGGTGA
- a CDS encoding putative zinc finger DHHC domain-containing protein, with protein MSPPFSSPSPSVSLSPSSSSSLSSSSSSSSSSSSSLSSSSSPPVSSSPRSSCPGARPLRSASQPTGFCLSRFHAGFLWGRARVGNIWILYRSARPDGLVLVLGPHWQFAVIMLGLKAAICCAFLFVAGRNVITSSRVLFAGGALLCSLSFLFFILTVLKDPGIPRMKSPVPAAVEREARRQVGKRQDLELRHLAEERESREAEEGRDLEAKRKTAVSAPARPGSPSLPSPSLLPSSSFSPLCVQSADASSPLPSSPHSGVAAVPQMAVCETRATAAKEENHLRTLSRSSCPQSSPSPSSLCARLPVLPGENVFPAHRFPALGDLESCWGDQMSPAQPGVCTPPVEVLDGNQREGREAEAEMGEPGRVFPRLFSTDPVTLASPQHERGVQTLRLGANEKVFQERIALSQTESSSWEETGENDEEGEEEEEDFERHSGSSRDAKYARLALKKPRWAVRERQRRFPARFRQLQNRGSYVSFDRSEDNSPTSSSCDSRSRSSSSSVEALETSSSLRLNVASESGAHRSARTMAIRRPASPQSAVYGRRSALGRRRRVFPPFSGARASPGLFCRDCQIFPPPGSVHCDDCRVCIEGYDHHCPWTSKCVGKGNIWEFHVWIILSLVTIFYYGLTAAFLGQEENPREGSSAGAEVRAAFRGDRGEGE; from the exons AtgtctcctcctttttcctctccttctccttctgtttctctttctccttcttcttcttcttctctttcatcttcttcttcttcttcttcttcttcttcttcttctctttcttcttcttcttctcctcctgtttcttcctctcctcgttcgtctTGTCCTGgcgctcgtcctctccgttctgctTCTCAGCCCACGGGGTTTtgtctgtcgcgtttccacgCGGGATTTTTGTGGGGCAGAGCGCGAGTCGGCAACATCTGGATCCTCTACCGGAGTGCTCGGCCCGACGGCCTCGTGCTCGTCTTGGGGCCGCACTGGCAGTTCGCCGTCATCATGCTCGGTTTGAAGGCG GCAATCTGttgcgcgttcctcttcgtcgctggcAGGAACGTGATCACCTCCAGtcgcgtcctcttcgccggcGGTGCGCTCCTCTGTTCACTgagttttctcttcttcatcttgACCGTCCTGAAAGACCCTGGAATCCCGCGCATGAAGTCTCCTGTCCCCGCAGCGGTAgaacgggaggcgaggagacaggtcGGCAAACGCCAAGACCTCGAGCTCCGGCACCttgcagaggagagagaaagcagagaagcggaagaaggaagagatttggaagcgaagcgaaagacgGCGGTCTCTGCTCCGGCTCGCCCTgggtctccctctctcccttctccctcgctccttccgtcctcttctttttctcctctctgtgtgcagtCTGCTGACGCTTCGagtcctctcccttcctcgcctcacAGTGGCGTCGCCGCTGTTCCTCAGATGGCCGTTtgcgagacgagagcgacggctgcaaaagaggaaaaccaCCTCCGCACGCTTTCTCGCAGTTCCTGTCCTcagtcttctccttctccgtcttcgctctgtgcacgtctccctgtccttcCTGGTGAGAATGTGTTTCCTGCTCACAGATTTCCCGCGCTGGGGGACCTGGAAAGTTGCTGGGGCGACCAAATGTCTCCGGCGCAAcccggtgtatgtacacctcccGTGGAAGTTCTCGACGGcaaccagagagagggaagagaggcagaggccGAGATGGGGGAGCCAGGGAGAGTCTTTCCGCGACTGTTTTCCACGGACCCAGTAACACTTGCCTCGCCCCAACACGAACgtggtgtacagacactgcgTCTTGGCGCGAATGAGAAGGTGTTTCAGGAGCGAATCGCTCTTTCCCAGACGGAATCGTCAAGttgggaggagacaggggaaaatgacgaggaaggagaggaagaggaagaggattTCGAGCGGCACTCAGGATCGAGCAGGGACGCAAAGTACGCTCGGTTGGCATTGAAGAAGCCGCGGTGGGctgtgagagagagacagagacggttTCCCGCTCGTTTTCGACAGTTGCAGAATCGGGGGAGTTACGTGTCGTTTGACCGAAGCGAAGACAACTCCCCGacgagcagcagctgcgaTTCCCGTtcccgctcctcttcttcgtccgtgGAGGCGCTCGAGACtagctcctctctccgtctgaATGTAGCCTCCGAATCAGGAGCGCACCGATCGGCTCGCACCATGGCCATCCGCCGGCCGGCTTCTCCGCAGTCTGCGGTGTATGGACGCCGCAGCGCGTTGGGGAGGCGTCGCCGGGtgtttccgcctttttcgGGCGCGCGGGCCTCGCCTGGTCTCTTTTGTCGCGATTGCCAGATTTTCCCGCCTCCAGGCTCCGTGCACTGCGACGATTGCCGAGTCTGCATTGAGGGCTACGATCACCACTGTCCGTGGACAAGCAAGTGCGTGGGGAAAGGCAACATTTGGGAGTTCCACGTGTGGATTATCTTGTCTCTCGTGACCATCTTCTACTACGGGCTAActgctgccttcctcggacaggaagagaacccCCGCGAAGGATCCTCTGCAGGAGCTGAGGTGCGCGCAGCCTTCAGAGGCGACCGCGGAGAGGGCGAGTGA